A part of Aquaspirillum sp. LM1 genomic DNA contains:
- a CDS encoding histone deacetylase has protein sequence MQIFYIDHFSLPLPPGHRFPMEKYALLRQAVAEFAQPLLAEPDAASAIELALAHDPDYISQVFSGTLSAAAQREIGFPWSAALVERSRRSVGATIAACRSALWSGCGVNLAGGTHHASRQTGSGFCVFNDLVVALRLMQQEGRIRRGLVIDLDVHQGNGTAALCQDDPSIYTFSMHGAGNFPFRKVASDWDIELPDHTGDGPYLAALSAALPALFAQARPDLVIYLAGADPLAADRLGKLSLSADGLAQRDRLVLDACAQHAMPVALCMGGGYAQPISASVAVQTETVRETCRRYAHSR, from the coding sequence ATGCAGATTTTTTACATTGACCATTTTTCCTTGCCCCTGCCGCCCGGCCATCGTTTTCCGATGGAAAAATACGCGCTGTTGCGCCAGGCCGTGGCCGAATTTGCCCAGCCCCTGCTGGCCGAACCAGACGCTGCCAGCGCTATTGAACTGGCATTGGCGCATGATCCCGACTATATCAGTCAGGTATTCAGCGGCACTCTCAGCGCAGCTGCCCAGCGTGAAATCGGTTTTCCCTGGTCGGCTGCGCTGGTGGAGCGCAGCCGCCGCTCGGTGGGGGCCACCATTGCCGCCTGTCGCAGCGCCTTGTGGAGCGGCTGCGGTGTCAATCTGGCCGGCGGTACGCACCACGCCAGCCGGCAGACCGGCAGCGGGTTTTGCGTGTTCAACGATCTGGTGGTGGCGTTGCGGCTGATGCAGCAGGAAGGACGGATCCGCCGTGGGCTGGTGATTGACCTGGACGTGCATCAGGGCAATGGCACGGCGGCGCTGTGCCAGGACGATCCGAGTATTTACACATTCTCCATGCATGGTGCCGGCAACTTTCCGTTTCGCAAGGTGGCCAGCGATTGGGATATCGAATTGCCTGACCATACCGGTGATGGCCCTTATCTGGCGGCTTTGTCAGCTGCCCTGCCAGCATTATTTGCCCAGGCTCGCCCGGATTTGGTGATCTATCTGGCTGGCGCGGATCCTTTGGCTGCCGATCGCTTGGGCAAACTCAGTCTGAGCGCCGACGGGCTGGCGCAACGCGACCGGCTGGTGCTGGATGCGTGCGCGCAGCACGCCATGCCGGTGGCGTTATGTATGGGGGGCGGCTATGCCCAACCAATCAGCGCCAGTGTGGCGGTGCAGACGGAAACCGTGCGGGAAACCTGCCGCCGTTATGCGCATTCGAGGTGA
- a CDS encoding tRNA-dihydrouridine synthase: MRILLAPMEGLVDDLMRELLTSMGGIDQCVTEFVRVTSHLLPSKTFYRLCPELLQGGRTAVGVPVSVQLLGSDPACLADNAARAAELGALAVDLNFGCPAPTVNRHCGGAVLLREPARLQQIVRAVREAVPAGVPVTAKMRLGYDDTSLTLDCARALAEGGAAELVVHARTKLEGYRPPAHWPWIARIRQAVAINVVANGEIWSLEDALACRQASGSADIMIGRGLVARPDLAWQIACQQRGLPYQARNWSQMQPVAQQFFQLLCHRADSQYPQARLKQWLALVSRVFPAAQPLLQQVRQLTTVAALEATLAESRFWDD, translated from the coding sequence ATGAGAATCCTGTTGGCCCCGATGGAGGGGCTGGTCGACGACCTGATGCGCGAACTGCTGACCAGCATGGGCGGCATCGACCAGTGTGTCACCGAGTTTGTCCGGGTTACCAGCCATCTGCTGCCCAGCAAAACCTTTTATCGACTCTGCCCGGAATTACTGCAGGGCGGACGCACGGCGGTTGGCGTGCCGGTCAGCGTACAGCTACTGGGGTCTGATCCCGCCTGCCTGGCGGACAATGCCGCCCGGGCAGCGGAACTGGGTGCGCTGGCAGTGGATCTGAACTTTGGCTGCCCTGCTCCCACGGTCAATCGTCATTGCGGTGGCGCGGTGCTGTTGCGTGAGCCGGCACGCTTGCAGCAGATTGTCCGGGCCGTCAGGGAAGCTGTGCCCGCCGGGGTGCCGGTCACCGCCAAAATGCGACTGGGCTACGACGACACCTCACTGACGCTGGACTGCGCCCGCGCGCTGGCCGAGGGTGGCGCGGCAGAGCTGGTGGTGCATGCGCGCACCAAACTGGAAGGTTATCGCCCGCCGGCGCACTGGCCATGGATTGCCCGCATCCGTCAGGCGGTAGCGATCAATGTGGTGGCCAATGGTGAAATCTGGTCGCTGGAGGATGCCCTGGCCTGCCGTCAGGCCAGCGGCAGCGCCGATATCATGATTGGCCGTGGGTTGGTGGCGCGCCCCGACCTGGCCTGGCAAATTGCCTGCCAGCAACGGGGGCTGCCGTATCAAGCACGCAACTGGTCGCAGATGCAGCCGGTGGCACAGCAGTTTTTTCAGCTGTTATGTCATCGGGCCGACAGCCAGTATCCCCAGGCACGGCTCAAGCAATGGCTGGCGCTGGTCAGCCGGGTATTTCCGGCGGCACAGCCTTTGTTGCAGCAGGTGCGTCAGCTCACCACGGTGGCGGCGCTGGAGGCCACGCTGGCTGAGTCGCGCTTTTGGGATGACTAA
- a CDS encoding low molecular weight protein-tyrosine-phosphatase → MSSRHPPTQILLVCMGNICRSPTAEAIARAQAHARGLGGRVTLDSAGTHAYHVGEAPDPRAIASARQAGYDLTALRARQVNAIDFARFDWIIVADRQNLAELQRRCPADHQHKLQLMCAWLEGQDVPDPYYGGPEGFVDMIHLLEQAMAAMLAQLCPSNQAAQRGTPGGTDAH, encoded by the coding sequence ATGTCATCGCGCCATCCGCCCACCCAAATCCTGCTGGTCTGCATGGGGAATATCTGCCGCTCACCCACCGCCGAAGCCATTGCCCGCGCCCAGGCGCACGCCCGTGGCCTGGGCGGACGGGTGACACTGGACTCTGCTGGCACGCACGCTTACCACGTTGGGGAAGCCCCCGACCCGCGCGCCATCGCCAGCGCCAGACAGGCCGGTTACGACCTGACCGCCTTGCGCGCGCGCCAGGTGAACGCGATCGACTTTGCCCGTTTTGACTGGATTATCGTAGCCGACCGGCAAAACCTGGCCGAGCTGCAACGCCGCTGCCCGGCAGACCATCAGCACAAACTGCAGCTGATGTGCGCCTGGCTGGAGGGGCAGGACGTGCCCGATCCGTATTACGGCGGGCCAGAAGGGTTTGTCGACATGATCCACCTGCTGGAACAGGCGATGGCGGCCATGCTGGCGCAGCTGTGTCCCAGCAATCAAGCGGCACAGCGCGGCACGCCAGGGGGCACAGATGCACACTGA
- a CDS encoding EAL domain-containing protein: protein MHTDSPPALWDEDADDDAQASNWPLGLAQADWQRAVGDVLFECWLPTRQLRCSAQLRTLLELSALPSDPWEALRERVHPEDRAGLRHALDTCWRSKTGRLRHEYRLRTDQGHYRWVLIRGLLIERDAHGVPQHMLGVLSDISARKQTEAMLQRHEHLVASSSDAMSFIDANLVIVLANQAMSSRFGLRPEQVVVRSIAEVFGQTLFVESMRDGLQRALAGEALHFQRWMVYPAQGRRYVDVRYDPCGQPGDPSHGVVITVRDMTDSARQSLLMAQTQRAAQVGGWEIDSLRHEVFWTEEMFALLGLARDQQAPSFDALQARLPAQQAEQLSRQLQAAMAGTLSEFELELDLAGNTRVPDRVLYLQGRSEHSARRGVVRVFGSIQDVTASKAAQDQLRLAATVFECSREGVFIADAKRRLVAVNPAFCRMTGLRADSVLGQPVRCLTSPHHDEAFYQQLWRTAEQEGGWHGELWGVNSQGENYPQWASLTTVRETDGHISYYIGMFADISARKEAEARVHQLVHFDSLTDLPNRVLLQQCLPDMLNGHRYTHRGLGVLFIDLDRFKNINDTLGHQLLRQVAARLHTGLGREDLLCRYGSDEFVLVLTGIDQPTELARRAALIQDALLQPLWVAGTELAPTVSIGISVFPQDGGNADTLLQHADAALYHAKSQGRNNVQFFTEALNLRASEFLQLEHSLRRALSRHEFCLHYQPQINMATGQLVGMEALIRWQHPTLGLVAPSKFIPVAEDTGMIVAIGEWVMLEACQEAQRWQREGLTDVPVAVNLSAHQFRAGVKDCVSRALALSGLPPQRLELEVTESLVMGEADQVIASLRELKEMGLILSIDDFGTGYSSLSYLKRFPIDRLKIDRSFVCDIARNQDDAAITTAIIHLGHNLRLEVVAEGVETPEQWQFLRQHGCDHVQGYWISKPLDSAALTVFLRNWRQGLPL from the coding sequence ATGCACACTGACAGCCCGCCAGCGCTTTGGGACGAAGACGCCGATGACGATGCACAGGCCAGCAACTGGCCATTGGGGCTGGCGCAGGCCGACTGGCAACGGGCGGTGGGCGATGTGCTGTTCGAGTGCTGGCTGCCTACCCGCCAGTTGCGCTGTTCTGCCCAGCTGCGTACCTTGCTGGAACTGAGCGCGCTGCCATCCGACCCCTGGGAGGCCCTGCGCGAACGGGTACACCCCGAAGACCGCGCCGGCCTGCGCCACGCACTGGACACCTGCTGGCGCTCCAAAACCGGGCGGTTGCGCCATGAATACCGGCTGCGCACCGACCAGGGCCACTATCGCTGGGTGCTGATTCGCGGCTTGCTGATTGAGCGCGACGCGCATGGCGTGCCCCAGCACATGCTGGGTGTGCTCAGTGATATTTCGGCGCGCAAACAAACCGAAGCCATGTTGCAGCGGCATGAACATCTGGTGGCCAGCAGCTCGGACGCCATGTCGTTTATCGATGCCAATCTGGTGATTGTGCTGGCCAACCAGGCGATGAGCAGCCGCTTTGGCCTGCGCCCGGAGCAGGTGGTGGTGCGCAGCATTGCCGAAGTGTTTGGCCAGACCCTGTTTGTGGAAAGCATGCGCGACGGGCTGCAGCGGGCGCTGGCCGGTGAAGCGTTGCATTTTCAGCGCTGGATGGTGTACCCGGCACAGGGCCGGCGGTATGTCGATGTGCGTTACGACCCGTGTGGCCAGCCTGGCGACCCCTCGCACGGGGTGGTGATTACCGTGCGCGACATGACCGATTCTGCCCGTCAGTCCTTGCTGATGGCGCAAACCCAGCGCGCGGCCCAGGTGGGTGGCTGGGAAATCGACAGCCTGCGCCATGAGGTGTTCTGGACGGAAGAAATGTTTGCCCTGCTTGGGTTGGCTCGTGACCAGCAGGCACCGTCATTTGACGCGTTGCAGGCGCGTCTGCCGGCTCAACAGGCCGAACAACTGAGCCGCCAGTTGCAGGCGGCCATGGCCGGCACGCTGTCCGAGTTTGAGCTGGAGCTGGACCTGGCTGGCAACACACGGGTGCCCGACCGGGTGCTGTATCTGCAAGGGCGCAGTGAGCATAGCGCCCGACGTGGGGTGGTGCGGGTGTTTGGCTCGATTCAGGATGTCACCGCCAGCAAGGCGGCGCAGGATCAACTCAGGCTGGCCGCCACGGTGTTTGAATGCAGCCGGGAAGGGGTGTTCATTGCCGACGCCAAGCGCCGGCTGGTGGCAGTCAACCCGGCGTTTTGCCGGATGACCGGCCTGCGCGCCGACAGTGTGCTGGGCCAGCCGGTGCGCTGCCTGACCTCACCTCACCACGACGAAGCATTTTATCAGCAGCTGTGGCGCACTGCCGAGCAGGAAGGCGGCTGGCATGGCGAGCTGTGGGGCGTCAACAGCCAGGGGGAAAACTACCCGCAATGGGCATCGCTGACCACCGTGCGCGAAACCGATGGGCATATCAGCTATTATATTGGTATGTTTGCCGATATTTCGGCGCGCAAGGAAGCAGAAGCGCGCGTGCATCAACTGGTGCACTTTGACAGCCTGACGGATTTGCCCAACCGGGTCTTGCTCCAGCAATGCCTTCCAGATATGCTGAACGGGCATCGCTACACCCATCGCGGCCTGGGGGTGCTGTTCATCGACCTTGACCGCTTCAAGAACATCAACGACACCCTGGGCCATCAGCTGCTGCGCCAGGTGGCCGCCCGCTTGCACACCGGGCTGGGCCGCGAGGACTTGCTGTGCCGCTATGGCAGTGACGAATTTGTGCTGGTGCTGACCGGCATCGACCAGCCCACCGAGCTGGCCCGCCGCGCCGCACTGATTCAGGACGCCTTGCTGCAGCCACTGTGGGTGGCCGGCACCGAGTTGGCCCCCACCGTATCCATCGGGATCAGCGTGTTTCCCCAGGATGGCGGCAATGCCGACACCCTGCTGCAACATGCCGATGCGGCGCTGTACCACGCCAAATCGCAAGGCCGCAATAATGTGCAGTTTTTTACCGAGGCGCTGAATCTCCGCGCCAGCGAGTTCCTGCAGCTGGAGCACAGCCTGCGCCGTGCCTTGTCGCGCCATGAGTTTTGCCTGCATTACCAGCCGCAGATCAATATGGCCACCGGCCAGCTGGTGGGGATGGAGGCGCTGATTCGCTGGCAGCATCCTACCCTGGGGCTGGTGGCACCCAGCAAGTTCATTCCGGTGGCGGAAGATACCGGCATGATTGTTGCGATTGGCGAATGGGTGATGCTGGAAGCCTGTCAGGAAGCCCAGCGCTGGCAGCGCGAAGGCCTGACCGATGTGCCGGTGGCGGTGAATCTATCGGCCCATCAGTTCCGCGCCGGGGTCAAGGATTGCGTGTCCCGCGCGCTGGCCCTCAGTGGCCTGCCGCCGCAGCGACTGGAGCTGGAAGTGACGGAAAGCCTGGTGATGGGTGAAGCGGATCAGGTGATTGCCAGCCTGCGTGAATTGAAAGAGATGGGGTTGATTTTGTCGATTGATGACTTTGGGACCGGGTATTCCAGCCTGTCTTATCTGAAGCGGTTTCCGATTGATCGCCTGAAGATTGATCGATCGTTTGTCTGCGATATCGCCAGGAACCAGGACGATGCCGCAATTACCACGGCAATCATTCATCTGGGCCACAATCTGCGCCTGGAAGTGGTGGCCGAAGGGGTGGAAACCCCCGAGCAATGGCAGTTTCTGCGTCAGCATGGCTGTGACCATGTGCAGGGCTACTGGATCAGCAAACCACTGGACAGCGCCGCGCTGACAGTATTTTTACGCAACTGGCGCCAAGGATTGCCCTTATGA
- a CDS encoding CheB methylesterase domain-containing protein: MTASSPRLPASFTLTPSHTADIVLPFQPGERRASGTVVVVGASTGGTEALKTLLCQLPVSMPPIVVVQHMPEMFTRSFASRLDTLAALRVKEAEQGDVLKAGTVYIAPGHSHVLITASGGGLSLRLSDAPEVNRHRPSVDVLFRSAANVLGRAAIGVILTGMGRDGARGMAEMKQCGGYNLAQDEASCVVFGMPKESIALGGVNEVLPLTNIASRLIALCEKRTTWPPH, encoded by the coding sequence ATGACGGCTTCTTCTCCCCGCCTGCCGGCCAGTTTTACCCTGACCCCCAGCCACACCGCCGATATCGTGCTGCCGTTTCAGCCTGGCGAACGCCGGGCCAGTGGCACCGTGGTGGTGGTGGGCGCGTCCACCGGTGGCACCGAGGCACTGAAAACCCTGTTGTGCCAGCTGCCGGTGAGCATGCCGCCGATTGTGGTGGTACAGCATATGCCGGAAATGTTCACCCGCTCGTTTGCCAGCCGGCTGGACACGCTGGCGGCCTTGCGAGTCAAAGAGGCCGAACAGGGCGATGTGCTCAAGGCAGGGACGGTGTATATTGCCCCTGGTCATTCACATGTGCTGATTACCGCATCAGGCGGTGGGCTGAGCCTGCGCCTGTCGGACGCGCCAGAGGTGAATCGACATCGGCCTTCAGTGGATGTCTTGTTCCGTTCTGCGGCCAATGTGCTGGGACGTGCGGCGATTGGCGTAATCCTGACGGGCATGGGTCGTGACGGCGCGCGCGGCATGGCGGAAATGAAACAATGCGGCGGCTATAATCTGGCCCAAGATGAAGCCAGCTGCGTGGTGTTTGGCATGCCCAAGGAATCGATTGCCCTGGGCGGGGTAAACGAAGTGCTGCCATTGACCAATATTGCCTCACGTTTGATCGCATTATGTGAAAAGCGTACCACTTGGCCGCCGCATTAA
- a CDS encoding sigma-54 dependent transcriptional regulator has translation MRDEARHALPVLVVEDDADLREAIIDTLSLAGYATLEAADGHQALACLKRELVGLVLSDAQMQPMDGYQLFAELRSRHPGIPFILMTAYGVIERAIELLRNGASHYLLKPFEPDGLITEVERHILKPRSRAEPDMVAQDASMQEVLRLASRVAVTDATVLLNGESGVGKEVVARFLHRHSMRADAPFVAVNCAAIPENLLESTLFGHEKGAFTGASTSFAGKFEQAQGGTLLLDEVSEMPLALQAKLLRVLQERELERVGGTRTLKLDVRVICTTNRVLADEVRKGTFREDLYFRINVFPLTIPPLRQRKGDIVPLAQHFLEKYAPTHKKHPVPALSAAAIEHLTGYQWNGNIRELENVMQRALILSCGESILPQDLMLQVLSPPECTAPDATPGESEGAAAPTEDDMSMHLLEKRHILDTLATVNGVRKLAAEKLGISERTLRYKLQRYREEDTAPSGAQEQSPAETLPAHQMSGEQHVCTRH, from the coding sequence ATGCGCGATGAAGCTCGCCACGCACTGCCGGTGCTGGTCGTTGAAGACGACGCCGACCTGCGTGAAGCGATAATTGATACCCTGAGCCTGGCCGGCTACGCCACGCTGGAGGCCGCAGATGGCCACCAGGCGCTGGCGTGCCTGAAGCGCGAGCTGGTGGGCCTGGTGCTGTCGGATGCGCAGATGCAGCCCATGGATGGCTATCAGCTGTTTGCCGAGCTGCGCAGCCGCCACCCTGGCATCCCATTCATTCTGATGACCGCCTACGGCGTGATCGAGCGCGCCATCGAGTTGCTGCGCAACGGTGCATCACACTATCTGCTCAAACCATTTGAGCCGGATGGACTGATTACCGAAGTAGAGCGCCACATTCTCAAGCCGCGCAGCCGGGCCGAGCCGGACATGGTGGCGCAGGATGCCAGCATGCAGGAGGTATTGCGTCTGGCCAGCCGGGTGGCGGTGACTGACGCCACCGTGCTGCTCAATGGTGAAAGCGGGGTAGGCAAGGAGGTTGTGGCACGCTTCCTGCATCGGCATTCCATGCGTGCGGATGCACCGTTTGTGGCGGTCAACTGTGCGGCGATTCCGGAAAACCTGCTGGAGTCCACCCTGTTCGGCCACGAAAAGGGGGCCTTCACCGGTGCCAGCACCAGTTTTGCCGGCAAGTTTGAACAAGCGCAGGGCGGCACCTTGTTGCTGGACGAAGTTTCGGAAATGCCGCTGGCGCTGCAGGCCAAATTACTGCGGGTGCTGCAGGAGCGCGAACTGGAGCGGGTGGGCGGAACACGCACGCTGAAGCTGGATGTGCGGGTGATCTGCACCACCAACCGGGTTTTGGCGGATGAGGTCAGGAAAGGCACATTCCGCGAGGATCTGTATTTCCGGATCAACGTGTTCCCGCTAACGATTCCGCCTTTACGCCAGAGAAAGGGTGATATCGTGCCGCTGGCGCAGCATTTTCTGGAAAAATATGCCCCGACACACAAAAAACACCCGGTGCCCGCACTATCGGCAGCAGCTATCGAGCATTTGACGGGTTACCAGTGGAACGGTAACATCCGTGAGCTGGAAAATGTCATGCAACGGGCATTGATCCTCTCTTGTGGAGAAAGCATCCTCCCGCAGGACCTGATGCTTCAGGTTCTGTCACCTCCGGAATGCACTGCCCCGGACGCCACGCCGGGCGAAAGCGAAGGGGCTGCAGCGCCAACAGAAGACGATATGAGCATGCACCTGTTGGAAAAGCGGCATATCCTTGATACGCTGGCTACCGTCAACGGGGTGCGCAAGTTGGCCGCCGAGAAACTGGGCATCAGCGAACGGACCTTGCGCTACAAATTACAGCGTTACCGCGAAGAAGACACCGCTCCATCCGGAGCGCAAGAACAATCTCCGGCAGAAACCCTGCCGGCTCATCAAATGTCAGGAGAACAGCATGTCTGTACAAGGCATTGA
- the fliE gene encoding flagellar hook-basal body complex protein FliE: MSVQGIDQVLGEMRGVSALASGRAPDPAAAIPPGVDFAEVLRSSIEQVNTVQQTSQDLQKRFELGDENVNLHDVMISLQKASLSFQTMVQVRNKLVTAYQEIMNTQV, encoded by the coding sequence ATGTCTGTACAAGGCATTGATCAGGTTTTAGGTGAAATGCGCGGCGTTTCGGCCCTGGCTTCCGGACGCGCGCCAGACCCTGCTGCCGCCATACCGCCTGGCGTAGACTTTGCGGAAGTGCTGCGCTCGTCGATCGAGCAAGTCAATACGGTTCAGCAAACCTCGCAAGACCTGCAAAAACGTTTCGAGCTGGGTGACGAAAACGTGAATCTGCACGACGTGATGATTTCGTTGCAGAAGGCAAGCCTGTCGTTCCAGACCATGGTTCAGGTGCGGAACAAGCTGGTCACGGCTTACCAGGAAATCATGAACACGCAGGTGTAA